DNA sequence from the Sceloporus undulatus isolate JIND9_A2432 ecotype Alabama chromosome 4, SceUnd_v1.1, whole genome shotgun sequence genome:
ACATACACTATTTTGTCCCTCCTGGTCTACTGACTGTGGAAATTCAAGACCACAAACAGGAAGTCCGTGAActaggagggacaactgtactttcaTTTTCTTCACATTGATTCTTTCAGAAGCATGTGCTATTAATAGTATGAAAAATCAGGACAATAACTTACAAGAATTAGAAATAATACCATTCTTTGAGAAGTGTGTTGCCTATTTCCTTGAAGACAAGGAACATTAAGTTATCAAGGTAAATGTTCAGCCTTTCACTACTGCTACACAAAGtaaatacagtgttaccccgggttacgaaaataattcgttccgccgccgctttcgtaacccgaaaggctttcgcaagccgaaaacccataggcgctaatggggaaaagccgcgatttggtgcgaaaaagcgccgaaaagcaccaaaatttctttcgtaacccgaaataaccttcgtaacccggaacagtttttttcaattggattttttcgtaacccggaaatttcgtaaggcggcgcattcgtatcccggggtaacactgtatattATCTTTGCTCTAATTATACCCTGGAAATCAGGATCAAGAAGagcaacaaaaatgttttaaataaattccATGGCCAAATTCActacaaatgagaaaatattaacacactaaaaggtaaaggtattcccctttgacaaggttgtcaagtcatgtctgactgtagggcgcgatgctcatctctgttactaagctgaggagccagcgttgtcaaaggcTATTCTGTGGGTCATGTAGccagcacagaatgctgtttaacACAATATTATTAGGaaaaaattgttatattttacaGGAATTGGCAAAGAAATGatacaaaaaaacaaagaacTTACGTTGTCATGCTCACATTGGAAGATGGAATCACTAACACACGGCTTGGTGCAATAAGTACTGATGTATCACATGTTACAACTCGAAGACCAAGCAAAAATTTCCCAGGTGTTGCTCCACCTGCTCCCCAAATACATATAATCTGAAAGGAAAAGGCCATTTTATGTTCATCACCACCAAACATGTTAAGCTTTATTTTGTGCAACAATACACTGATTAAGGCTTCTTGATGCAACCGAGATAGAATTATAAATATCTCATGTAATCAGATTATTAAATTAGAAGGGATAACCTGTAACCTGCTGCTGATGACTCAGTAAGACTGGAAACAAATCTCAGACTGCTCTGAGCTACATAGTTTCTTGCGGGTTCTGGTTCTTGGTCACATTTGAATGTAACGGCACTTTGGGACATCATTTTATAGACAGATAGAGAAAAAAATCAATGCCAATTGCTTTTCTGAATGTTCTCAATATTTATAGGCTTAGGTTAACTAAAAATTAAggcatgtattatttaaaaaacagggCTGGCAATCTATTCATAATTACAAGATCATAAACCAGATTTACAATCTTGTAATTTGGGATTCACACTTATGATCATTAATGACCAAATGAGACCTCTTAACCCAGGCAGCACCCCATCCAAAGAACTTCTAAGGCACAACAGATTGGGACACTGGGAAATTATGACTGCAGTGCTCTCCTGGTTGCAGGGCATGCAGCTGTGGAAAGACTCTGAGGTGTGTCTCCAGCTTCCTGCCTTAACAAGCCCTGCAAAATGGGAGAgagatgcagtcatcatttcACAGTGCCCTGATCTGCATCACCTTGACAAACCTTCATTGGGGCGCTGCCTGGTTTAAGAGGCAGGTTTGTGGAAGGTGGCATCAGCAGAAATAGTTATTACAATGGAGCTCATTCGTTAAGGCTATATCTGGCAAAGTTGGTCTTTATTCACTTAGACAATCAAGGGACATCATCTGTACAGTGGGTCCTGTTATGTCGCTAGGGTTTAGATACCTCATAGAAGCAGACTAGCAATCTGTAGACAAGGGCCACTACCATCATTTTCTGCAAGTCTTCCATGGAAGTGTCTTCATCAATTTCTTCTATAATGTAGTGCATGGCAAATTTGGAAATATCCCTGCATCCAAAATTTAATATTAGTATGATaaacaacaacatacagtatCATAGAACAATTTAGATTCTATGAATCAATGGATATTTTGCTGTTAGAGAAGAAGCATTCAGTTGGTGTTAAAGGTGGTTTTGAAGTAGAAGGAATTCAACACCACACAACACTGACAAACTATTTAGATCTTAGTCAATCCCAGTTATATTTACATCACATTAACTCAAGAATGTATACTCATTTCATAATTAACAGGTTCCTACATTTCACTTTTAATGACTGCAATATCACCCCACATTAACAAAAGTGAatataatgaaatgaataaaatgcaaGAAGTCTCAAGATGAATCTCACTTCTGTAATGAACTTACTGGGTGGGCTTAAACATGCTCCAGTGCCACATTACCCAATGAGACTGCTTTCTGGTTTGAAACAGTCTTCCTAAACCTGGTACATCTCAATATATTTAACCAATTACCATCAGCCAACACAGCTAGTGGCTAGGCATCCAAGGAGCTGTAGTCTAATATATCTGGCAAGCCTCACCTTAAGGAAGGCTGGTTTATAAGGTTATAACAAATAAATGTTActtcttctgcttttcttattatgaGATAAGCAAATAATCCAAATGAAGCTTTCAGTGTTGGATATCAATGTGTATCAGCCAGTGTAATGCTGTATTACCAGAAAACACCAAGGTACTGCATTATGATGGACaaattcttcaagcagttaagaacAAATGAGAAGAAACAAATTAAAAGGTAACAGAAATAGGTTCAGAACCCTGTACGCAACTGTTCAGCAACTTGTGCTCAGAGACTCAGagacaaagagaactactataacaaataaataagatgatgacaaaaaagaaagacagagacgCCTTCCACAAGATCCGtaccttggacatatcatgagaaaacatggctcatttaaaaagacaatatttgcatttctgaatggcctgagtctgcaggacctgttGATGATACAGAGacctgaaggtctctcattcataaggtcaccataagtgacgGCTGGCATAagctgatggcagttaacaacaaatttcaTAATCTAAACAGAAGTTATACAAGGCTTTCCAAATGTGTTTCTCTGTACTCAGATAATACTATATTTCTCATTACACTTCTAGTTACCAACACCAAGGCCTATCAAAAGActcaattacttttaaaaatgctgcatTTGCTTAGCCTCAAAGTTTGGCTGCAAACAGAAACACTGAAGAATGAGGTTAGTCTAAAGAGAGTCCCCTACTTAATGTTTCTCCAATGTGCATAAAATCAGTAAGTTTAACATATTCCAATTCAGTAGTTCTcactaaaaaataaagcaaactggTTTTTGAGCTGTTCTGCTTCAGTCAACAGATAGGAACTGCTTTGCGATGGAAAGAAATAACATTTCACATAAGAGTCTAGATTTGTCAGAAACACTACTCTCTTTAATATTTAGTTCTGTTCATTCCAGGTTTATTTGATTTGCTACAGAAGAGCATTTAGCCTTGTAAGCTCCATATGTAACATTAAACAAATAGACCCAAAtttactctctctgtgtgtgtgcacgcatacGCAGGTTCgtaccttcaaattgcctgtcttatggcaacctcatgaatttcataggggtttcttaggcaagcaatactcaagAGGTGCTTATGCCATttcgttcctctgaaatatagccttacagcacctggttttctaTACCACAATGAAAATTAGGTTTACTACCATAATGAAACTATAGGGTGTTAAGAAGCAGAGGAATGAAACTTGTTATAGTTACATAATGTACTGTGTAACTTACTTTATTCCACTGAGATGCATAATACTCAGAACTATAGTTGCCTTGATAAGGAAGAGAATAAAGAAATCCACCATCTCTGCTATAAATCTATGAGCCAAGGATGGGATAATATATTCACGACCTgtttttgagaagaaaaaaacccaaaagcaaaaCAGTATTCAATACACTTAAATCCAAATTAAACATCTTGAAAAATTGCACTGTATATAAATTTCAGTTTATTAAATCTTACATAATCATTTCCAACACTCTGTGATATAAAATTATAGTTGCTGGCATCATGTTAGGAAAGTCAGAGAAACAACAGGAAACCACACCAGGTTGAATGACATTTTATCACTTGTATTTTATTCACAGCTTGACCCTCTGGCAGGGGTGAGTTACTACTCAAGGTGCTTGGAACATATATGCCTACTACTGGACCGCAGAGGCTTGTCCCTGCCATACAACCCAccgcatttttatttttatgttattaaaAATTTCCCCTGAACTCTCAGAGGCACAAGGACAAttatgccacacacacaccccatgctgCTTTAAGCCCAAGCTTTTTCAAACCAGGTAATAGGTTTGAGGTCACTTCTAATTTAGAAAAAAGACCCCTCTAGGCATAAAAGAGCCAAGAGAAGAATCAGAGTGAAGCTGCCCAAAGGTGCTAGgaggcattttgaattttcaaaaaTGGAGATGAGTAGGAGGCCATGAAAGGCTCAAGGACAACCCTGGGTGGCACATTTTCACTAGtcattatatcctgcccttccacAACATTGCAAGCTTTGAGAGGGGCTTCACACAGGATTCTAGCCTTCTTGTACATTCTGGTGCAACACATCTAGACCTTTGGCAGGGAACTTGGGCATCCCATGCCTCACCTGAAGCTCCATCTCTTCCTAACACAGTGCAAACTCTGCTCCAAGAAGTTCACATGGTAAAGACCTGATGAGGACTAGACTAGACAAGCTTCTGCTCTGAGTGGTGGACTAAAAGAGACTTGGTTCTCCATAAAGGCCTGATACTAGATAtttggattttgcattttatattacTAACTTTTGTAGAATTATGGGTGCCTCTATCTATATTTTATTGATATAAACCACTTGAGGActaaggtcaaaaacacactgctgaaataatccagtttgagagcgccctaactgccctggctcagtgctagggaatcctgggtattgtagtttgttgtggcaccagagatctttgacagagaaggctaaatgtctcacaaaactacagctcccagaattccctagcattgagtcagggcagttaaagcagtctcaaactggattatttctgcagtgcgattTGGACGAAGGATAGGCTGATggaattaataaattttaaagaacaaaatacaaGAACTGAGAGGACGTATTTGGCTTTCGCTGTGAACAATGACAAACCATTTTGCTGGCACCTGCTTGCAAAGGGAGCAGCTAAATCACAGATCTGTATTGCTCAGGTAACATGACAAACAAAACAGGCCAAAGGTCCTTAGTTGGTTTAGCTGCAAGTGGAAGCAACTGGGCAATGCCTCCTGGCATGCTGCTGGTGAATAGTGAGACAGGGTTCAAGAAGAAGAGagtgctctttttttttaaatccatttggGGAATAATCCATTTCTTATATATCTTCAAGTCAATTgtgatttatggcaagcctattacAGGCTGAATATTTCTTATCCAAAACAATACCTGTACTTGCATAtccatatataataatatatcttggagatgggactcaattctaaatatgaaattcattttcaTATACACCTTTTGCACATTGCCTgcaggtaattttatgcaatattttaaataattttgtgcaagaaacaaagtttgtgtccacCGAATcactagaaagcaaaggtgtcactttctcagccacccataacaattttttggtttttggagtacagtggtccctccacattcactggggttaggggtgaaggacccccattcATGTGGAATTacctcaaaatttaaaaaaccaccaTTCTTTTTACCTCAataacaactctctaggaatctccaggtcctccagtgcaaatctatggtcaacatttgccagaattaggtcacagaatcatgctggaagacttacaaatccctagagaaatgttttctctaggaacctctaggttctccagcacaactctatggtcaacgtcaaaagaattgcactggagaacttaagagattcctaaagagaatgtattaatcaaaaccacaaacagtcaaagccccaaatgtggagagccaactgtgtTTCGAAATACTCGACAGGAGAGGCTCGACTTGTATAGGGTCTTTTGggcatgatttgctcagaggatgtttgccacttgggctgagagtgtgtgactttcccaaggtcatcaagcaggcttccatgattgagagggacttgaaccctgatctccaatactcaaatcacaaAATATTCTGGATTTATAGGTTTAAAAAGCAGATCAGTTAATATggaatttatttctgcagtgctttggTGAAAAGTACCAAagctgaactaagaccagaaacagaaaatgcaggtgtatgactaacatcttctatttctttaccgtttgcctgatgaagaagccagtgtgactttgaaagcttgcaacatgtaattgtgcattttggttgtccccataaagctatcactgtttggatgttattggatttgctgttttaggggttattcagatggtaaaAGTAATccgggatgaatccaggttgaatctggcacacatcctgaatgcacttGATTAAGTTTGGGATGTGGGTTGCCAAAACCCCCCATTTAACCCAGGATAATGGATActgggtgtccccccccccccgttttttaaaaaagattcacatcactggcagtgtgaataactgatgcgaatagaccagggattaaactctgcatgccttgaacgtgttttgaatacattcgTATTGTCGTCTCCATGTTTATTCAACGCTGGCACATGTcagcaaccaaacttgcagaggtgttgttccatagtgtgaataacaaatgtgtgagtgagattattcccATTGTTTCACTTGAAAATACGATGTCTGAAGGACCCCGTAGTGAAAAATTATGAAAACTGAGTAATAAAAGAAATCAGATTAGCTGCTCTTGCTTCTCTTGGACTGGGCCTTCAATTTTCCTCTGCTGTCATTTAGATTACGATGCTACTATGGTGACCCACCTATCACTCTTCCAGACTCATGTTCCAACACACCCACAATCCTTAGAGGGTCAAACATTTCTAGATGAGTAGCCTCTTTCAGCCTCAAGTTCACAGTCAATTACTACTGGGAATATTTTTCCCTGTAGAGACACTACAAGATTGCACTGTGATGCAACAGGACAGCAAGACTCTCTTGCGGCACACATAAAGATGCATTACAGGTGCTTCCAACCTGTGTCACCGTTCCCTTGCCATCCAATAGGTGTGGAGTTGTACATGTAACATccacacagagacacactccTACCTGCCAAATCCATACTTCTGAAGAAAACTTATGCCTTAAATTAAAAAGGGGTTATCTTTAAGGCACCTCTTCCCACCACAGACCACTATTTCCACAAACTTCATCCATTCTGCCATCCCAGATTGATGCCAAATTGCCTGGGGTCAATGTTGTACAGGTTGAGCCTTCCTTATCTGAAGGACTCTGCAGACCTGGGTTTTAATCCTGGCTCTGCCCTATAAACCTATTGGCAAtcctggacaagtcatactctctccacctccaaggatggccatggcaaaccccttctgaagaaacctgccaagaaaacccacagtcttagggttgccataagtcagacaacAACAGTGTACACTGACACTGTAGGCATAGACTGACAAAAACGTCACACACTTTGTTTTTAACCATGTTAaagtctgtgtgtgttttaaccatCAGAAAGTCACcactacctcagccacccatgtggacaatccTGGGtgagagagactcaacctgtattaagcTGGTACTCAAAACAATCTCCATATTGACTGATATGCTTTTAGACCAAGAAAAGTTCAGAATagtttgtggttttgagtgttggaactAAGCCACCGAGAGACAAAGATCTGAATCTCTATTCAGCTGTGGAGACCTACTGGGCAGCTCTGGGCAagtccctctctctcagcctcagagcccAGGGTCCAAATCCTTGATCAGCTGTGGAGACCCAGCGTGTGGCCTTAagtccctctctctcagcctcagagaccaGGGAAACTGTGCTAGAACAGTTAAACtccagaatgtgacttgctcaagagcTGGAGATGATAGTGCTGAAAAGCATAGAGCAAAGGTAATGTCATTGTGGGTAATGTCAAACGTCCTAACAATTTGCAAATGGCTCCTAACTTAAGATTGTAACCTAAACAAAAGGAGAGCGAAACAAAACATACAGATAAAAAGGCTGATCGATGGCTAACCCAGGAGGGATGGAGACGTATGCTGGGGCATCCAAGGGAtatttctggttaaaattctgggtTTAAAATGATCAGTGATCAATCATCAATAACAAAACCACTGGGTGCCCTcaggcgagtcacactctctcagcctcagagggaccCCGCCCCTTTTCCTCACCTGCCGGGCGGCCACTGTCCCTCGCGGAGGAGGGGGCGGAGccagaggcggcggcggcggcgctgctgttgctgctgggggCGTGGCCTGGGCGCGAGGCAGGGGGCGCGTGCCGGGCGAGGGGGGGCGCGGGCGGTGGGGGCTGCCAGGGCGCgcgggagggggcggggccactCTCGGGGGCGGGGGTCGCGAGGAGGAGGTAGTAGCAGGggttgctgctgccgccgccgctgctatTGTAGTAATAGGCGCCGGGGGTCTGAGCAGTCGCCGTCGTTGACGTCATAAGGGCAGCCAGGCCGCTGCTCTGCCAGCTGAGGTAGCCGCAGTAGGAGTCCCAAAGCCATTGGTGTACACGACGGGAGTACTCTCCAGCACTGAGGGTCTCCGGAGCGGAGGAAGAcgaagcagtagcagcagcatctcttcctcctcctgccgcAGGACCACCGCCATCCTCAGCGGGCTCCTCCGCCATGGCCCCTCCGCGGCGCCTGTCACTGCCTGTGTTTCGCAATGCGCATGCGCAaggccttccctttctcctttgcgtacGAGTGTTGTCTCGTTTTTCTCACCCACCAGGCTTGAGTGACGCAGCCGCTCCGCGTGACGTAAATCTCCCACGGGGCGGAGCTGAGAGGGAGAGGTTGCGCAGGCGCATTATAGATTGGAACGTTCCACTTTGGAATGTGTCGTTTATATCTCGCGAAGCTCGACCAGGCCTGAG
Encoded proteins:
- the FAM8A1 gene encoding protein FAM8A1; the encoded protein is MAEEPAEDGGGPAAGGGRDAAATASSSSAPETLSAGEYSRRVHQWLWDSYCGYLSWQSSGLAALMTSTTATAQTPGAYYYNSSGGGSSNPCYYLLLATPAPESGPAPSRAPWQPPPPAPPLARHAPPASRPGHAPSSNSSAAAAASGSAPSSARDSGRPAGREYIIPSLAHRFIAEMVDFFILFLIKATIVLSIMHLSGIKDISKFAMHYIIEEIDEDTSMEDLQKMMVVALVYRLLVCFYEIICIWGAGGATPGKFLLGLRVVTCDTSVLIAPSRVLVIPSSNVSMTTSTIRALIKNFSIASFFPAFITLLFFQHNRTAYDIVAGTIVVKRHSVR